The following are encoded together in the Candidatus Methylomirabilis sp. genome:
- a CDS encoding PDZ domain-containing protein produces the protein PDGPAQKAGLKPGDVLVQVGPRRVWEVKDLQQIVRHMAVGEEVTLVILRDADRLTIPIRIARMPQEAADGLAAEAFGVIVRGFDAALAERLGLGRQGGVRVVVVERGSPAERAGLQPGDMVLSVDGRDVVSAADYAAAFRQAAGPVSIRLLRGSNPLTITLQVPGLGPQQ, from the coding sequence TGCCCGACGGCCCGGCCCAGAAGGCAGGACTGAAACCGGGGGATGTGCTCGTGCAGGTGGGCCCGCGGCGGGTCTGGGAGGTGAAGGACCTGCAGCAGATCGTCCGGCACATGGCCGTGGGGGAAGAGGTCACCCTGGTCATCCTGCGGGACGCAGATCGCCTGACCATCCCGATCCGCATCGCCCGGATGCCACAGGAGGCGGCCGACGGGCTTGCCGCCGAAGCGTTCGGGGTCATCGTCCGGGGGTTCGATGCTGCCTTGGCGGAGCGGCTCGGGCTTGGCCGGCAGGGGGGGGTCCGGGTGGTAGTGGTGGAGCGCGGCAGCCCGGCCGAACGGGCGGGCCTGCAGCCGGGCGATATGGTCCTCAGCGTGGACGGCCGGGACGTGGTGAGCGCCGCCGATTACGCCGCCGCCTTCCGGCAGGCTGCCGGACCGGTGAGTATCCGCCTCCTGCGCGGCAGCAACCCTCTCACGATCACGCTGCAGGTGCCCGGCCTCGGCCCGCAGCAGTAG